GATTCTGTTCAGTACAAATACTGGGTATTATTAAGGATTCCACACATTTCCTATATTTACCCTCTACCACAAACGACTTTCACAAGGAAAAGCAAACAGGTCGTTCACCGGTGCTAAACATTTACACAAACAGATCACACTGAACCTGACAGTCCCTTTGAAAAGAGCCTTCCccctacttttttgtttttttgctttaagTGCACAGTTCCTAAGtgataataaattaattttttttgtgttacAGCAGTCAACTACATACAAACAACACGTACTAAAAACTACCTCACTAAATACCTCTCTGAAGGTAACTACTTTGTGAATATAGTAAATTTCAAGTAATGCTCAGCCcaagttgtttgtttttgttttttttttttaaagaaaacaatcaGACAAACCAACAACCACTAATTCCAGAGACAAGAACACGAGGGAGACACACTTAAAACTACGAGGACTACAGGAACAGCTACACCAAGAGAAATGGGGCAAATTCTCAGCACTAAGGCACAATAGAATCAGTACTAGAGTATGGCTAAAACCTTACTTCACTACAGCATCAAGTGAGGAGTTACCAGGGAGTGTTCCTACGCTCAAAACACTCGGCTACAACATCAGTGAGTTCTGTGGTCAAGAAGCTTCTACCTTAGTGCAGCTGCTTTGCTAAAGGAGGGGATTTCAGGGGGCACTCACTTCTATCTTATAATTAAGGGTTGGTTCCTACTTGCTCAACGAAATGGAGTTTTCTTATTCAATTTATCCCTTTACCTGCACTCTTTGTGAAACTACAACGCGATTCTGATGGGAGAAAAGCAGGTGTTGGATGTTGATGGTCGAAAACCCTCGACCAGAAAACCCCCGTGGGTTTTGGACAGTGGCCCCAAAATTTGTGACCACCGTAAAGCATGACAAAAAACCCACCTAAACCACGAAATTAAGTGGGCTTTGGATCAAGCACACCCTTAGCTATGGGGTTTGTGGTCCCACCAGTCAGTCCTACTGAACTTTACACAACTTTAccccacaggaaaaaaatcaagcACGGCTCTGAGACCAAGAGGTTTTAGGCTTAAAATAAGGGTGTTCTGGAGAGTCTTTTCAAAAGGCCCTCGGTAAGATCAGCCGCTTGCCCTTAAAAACAAGACGATTTCTGGCACTTGGGGACCTCTGCTATTGATTTTTGATCCGCTGAGATGCCAAGAGTTCACCACGAACGGCTCCGGCCGAGAAGCCACcgcaggaggaaggagagctccGAGCTCCGCTGGGAACGCGCATCCTGCAGGTTTGGGCACAGCGCTGCCAGAACAGTCTGGAAAACCTCTTCTCGGAACGGGGGCCGCGGGAGCTGCCGGGCGCCgcaacatcatcatcatcaccatcatcatcaccatcatcaccaccaccaccgTCCCCTCCCGCACTACGCGCGGCGCGCAGCGGCCGCCCCGTGCCCTCCGCGGGCCAGCGCGGGGCTCATGAGGTTCTCGGTGATGTAGGCCACGAGCAGGCAGATGAAGACGAGCATCACGCAGATGGATCCCCCCACGGCCGTCATGGCCACCACGATGTCGCGCATGGCCGCGGGCTCCACGCGGAACTCCACGCACTgcgcgggcggcgcggggcgcggcggggcgaaGCGCGGCTGCAGGCACAGGCGGTAGCGCACGCTGCCGTGCGCCTCGGCCAGCAGGTAATCGCGACACGCGGCCCCCAGCTCCACGCTGTCGCAGGGGAAGCGCGTGTAGGTGCCGTCCCAGGAGCAGTTGAGCGCGAAGCCGCgcagggcggcggcggggcgggcgggcggcccccAGTGCCGCAAGCCCCACTGCAGCAGCACGCTGCCGTTCCGCAGCACGTTGGCCACCAGCGCGCCGCCCGCGGAGCGGTGGGCGCGGCACGCCCGCGCCGAGCACTGGAAGCCGCGGGCCGGCGGGCGGAAGCACAgccgcgcccccgccgccgccgccgcggcgccATCGCCGCCCACCTTGTAGGGGCACCACGGCTCGTCGGGGTCGGCGTTGGGCTCGGCCAGCCCGAGGCACAGCAGGGCGAGCAGAGGAGGCAGCAGGCTGGGCGGGCCGGGCATGCCGGCGGCCGCCGCCGCATGGAGCCGCGGAGAGGCGCGGAGCGCGGCGCCGGTGGATGCGCGGGGCTCGGCAGCCGCCGCGGGGCCGCCAATGGAGAGGCGGTGCCGCCGTTAACTCTCGCCGGGCTGCGGAGCACCCGCCCGATGCGGCCGCTGGTGGCCGCCCGGACGCGGCTCTCGGGGATCCGCACGGAACGCTGAGACCCCGCGGGGGCGGGGACGGGGTGCTGAGACCCCGCAAGGACCGGAACGGGGTGCTGAGACCCCGCAAGGACACGCACGGGGGATGCTGAGACCCCGCAAAGACCGGAACGGGGGTGCTGAGACCCCGCAAAGACCGGAACGGGGTGCTGAGACCCCGCAAGGACACGCACGGAGAATGCTGAGATCACACATGAGGGGGATGCTCAGACCTCGCAAGGATTGGCACAGGGATGCTCAGACCCCCCCAAAGGTTGGCACAGGGATGCCGAGACCCCCCCCAAATGTCTGTACAAGGATGCTGAGATCCCCCAAAGGTTGGCACAGGGGATGTGCAGCCTCTCCGTGCCTCCCCCGGGCTCTGTTGTGCCCGCCGGGGTCATGTCCCTCCAGGGCTTGGGGGGCTGCTCAGTCCTGTCTTGGTCAAGTTGCAGATTTCAtctcagaccaaaaaaaaaaaaagtttaatttgtCCGTAGTTTTGATCTGGTTTTACATAGCATCCTATTTTAACTTTTATAGCAGAACATGAGCATTTGTCTATATTTAACTTGTAAAATAGAATAGTTAACatatgattttaaaaaaatcctcagaAATGTGCCTGAACATATTGCTGTAGTTCCTCACCGTGTTACCTATTTAGAAACACATTGCAGTTTCCTGTGtatgtttcctttaaaaacaaCATTTGATTTATGTAACTTGAAAATACAACAAAAATAGGACCCCAAGGCCTGTTTTCATTTCACAGCCtgaacaaacccaaacccaaatcaTACCTGGGAGGTGAGGCTTGCATATACACAAAGTATAATTTGTTTAAATAATTTTGCTTTCTGATGCATTGAACATGAATGTTCTGACATCAGGGCACCTTTTCCTGTTGGATTTTTCAAGTGTGTGCTTCCTGAGGAAATCTTTAATTTACCAATGTCAAGTATTTCAAGTTATTTCCACATTAATTTTTCACCAGATTGAATGGGGGTGTCTGCTAGCCTATGGACAGTTGCCAGAAATCTCCTTTGATACCAAGAGGGATCAATAAAAAAACAGGATCAGCATAGAAAAGGATGCTGAAGGTGCAGTTATGGCTTGGAGAACACTCAGATACTGGAGCAGAAGAGGTGCTGTGCTGCTGAAGGCACTTCTTGGCAAATTTACGTGTGGAATTGAGCCAGGATGCAAAAACTGGAGCTCTGACAGCCCTTCCTGAGCAAGGTGAGCGTGTTCAGAGAGTGGCTGGAGCCAAACCAAGATTTTCCTCCTTCAAACTTTGTGTCCTTGCCCTGACAGCAATGATTGTTCCAGAGCTGTCATTGCTGTGTCCAGAGAGGAGATCTGGCACCAGCCTCTGTGGCTGCTTCTGAGGGACAATTTGTGATGAACAACTTGTGATGGACAACATGTGAGGGACAACTTGTGATGGACAACTTGTGATGGACAACTTGTGATGGACAACTTGTGATGGACAACTTGTGATGGACAACTTGTGAGGGACAACTTGTGAGGGACAACTTGTGATGAACAACTTGTGATGGACAGCTTGTGATGGACAGCTTGTGATGGACAACTTGTGAGGGACAGGTTGTGAGGGACAGCTTGTGAGGGACAGCTTGTGAGGAGCAACTTGTGAGGGACAATTTGTGATGGACAACTTGTGATGGACAACTTGTGAGGAACAACTTGTTATTAACAACTTGTGATGGACAATTTGTGAGGAACAACTTGTGATGGACAACTTGTGATGGACAATTTGTGAGGAACAACTTGTGAGGGACAGCTTGTGAGGATCAACTTGTGATGTACAACCTGTGATGAACAACTTGTTATTAACAACTTGTGATGAACTCACCCTGAGTTCTGCTGGGAGATCCAAGGGTCTGGAGTGtgctgcagggaaggaaaatGGTTGGCACAGCAGTGAAGGCCCTGAACCCATAAAAGAAATGATAACACTCCAGGTTAACTACACTTTCTACTCTTTGTTTGACCTTGCTGGGCAAAACCCCAATTGTTTGTGCAGAGCCAAGCAGAACCCTGTGCTTTGGCTtggccagcctggctgtgctggctccctgGGAATCCTTTATCTCATTGTTTGCTCTCTTATCAATCCATCTGTTTCCTGAGACTTGTTCTGTGCAGTAAAACCCAGCCTGGGCTATTTCATGGCATTGCTTCAGCATTCTGCTGCTCAACTCTGATGTTCCAAGCTGAGAAGCCCCAGCAGGATCCCAGATTGCTTCAGAGCCTCCAGCCAGACCCAGCACCATCACAGGGTTTGGCTTTTCTGCTTCTCCTCCTCTGGATTTATTGTCTCTTCTCAAGGAAACACTGAAGGAGTATCAGAACTCGCTGTGGGCCAGGCAGTGAAACACTGACAACCTCCAGATCACAATTTATGCAGCACTCTGCTAATTTTAGCCTCAGATGTGGCCAGGGCAGACGGTCcccagggcagagatgtttgctctCAGCTGAGGGCAGCACATGACATATGGTTCCTAAAGCAccctccaagctgggagcttTGCACTCAGCCGAGTTGCTGCACTTCCCTCCGAGTCATAACTCTGAGGATTACTCACCCTAGACGTGCAAACACGGAGAATCTGCCTCCTAATTTAGATTTTCCTGCAGCCTGAATCCACGAGCAGCCTCACCCCCATTGGGCTTCTATTTCCAGTGCTTGATTCACTTCCAGTCAGGGCTGAACCagccagagcagggagggagagctgAGCTGAACACAGCTGGGGTGATGGAACCCTGGCTGCTGAAAATATTAAACCTTCTGTCTAAAATtaaaactttctgtgctgacaggcacagaaaactgcatttgacctgaggccgtggagaagagttccaaaatggaatgatggaactgggattgtgggtgtggggtTGGGTAGAAAAGAAAAACttagagtttggggtttggggatcacagggtggaaaatgtaggagtttggggttttagaatatagaaataaatatgaagcaagatggaggctTTAGGGTGGAGGcaggttgttcttctttaccttcttcttccttcttctccatgggtttgggtggttttgtgtaattggacagaaaagtccacattgaggaTTTcgagggatcagttattgggttaataGGGAAATTAATTTAGGTGCCATTTCTTAATTAGATAGTTTATCCTTAAAATGCCTTGCAACAAGAGatagttggccattttgtgcaTCTTAAACCCCACCAGGGTTTGGTAGTGAGCTCCTTACtgggctccatgagcagctctggCTCTTGGCTAAAAGATAATTTCCTGAAATTGtccctttcctttttctgctCCATGCCAGAGCTGGACTTGCACAGCTGATTGTGCTGGTAAGAAACACAAGCAGAATGAAAACAAAGAACCAAAAACTCCTATGAAATGTAAATTTCAAGCTCTATTACAAccagtggaagaaaaaaaaataatcaatgcTGTCAAAATGAAAAAGGCTGAGCTTGTTGGGAAATAAATATTGTTTTCCCCAGTGCCTAAAAGTGCTTGCAAAATATGCCACAAACAAGGGATTAGAAAGAGCTCAATTAATTCAAATAGAGAACAAAGATGCTCTGATTTTTTAGCAGGTGATGAGATTCAGGCACAATTCCCTGTGTTTGGTGATTGAGTGCCAGAGTCTGGTGATGAGGAAGGAGgacacagctcagggcaggagtgggacagctctgccctgctcttaTCACTTAAAGCAGGCTCTGGGCTTTGAGATATCGTGATTAAACCCATTCTCCTTTCATTTTCAATTCCAGCTGACTCTTCCTTCTTTGTCCCTGAGGTCAGGTTAAGTCTTTTGGAGGCTGAGTAAAGTCCCAAAGGATTCAATCCACTCCACCAACAACTCCCATCTTGCTGATCAAAACCTCTCCAGAAGACACAAAATTTACCTTGGCTCCTGCTGGGAGGCTGGCAATAATCCAGCCAGGCTGGAACTGCATGAATTGGGCTgcaaatattcctttttttttccctgtttcttggcgtggctgtcactgtccccatgggGAAGATCTCAGGGCAGCCCTCACCTCCAGCAGGGGGGAGGCACAGAACTCCAGGGGACACTTTGAGGCCAGCAGGAATGTCACACAGctcaagggcagggcagggagagctctgcAGGGATCTGCTCCCAGTTTCTGGAGGGTCTCTGCAGCAGGAAAGTGTCcacatccacacacacacacatttttctgGCTGTGGTTGGTGCTCTTGCACATCTCCAGGGCAAAGAACAGGAAATTTCCTCTGGTTCCCTCCCCACCCTGCTCAGAGGATGTGTTAAAGAAACACAAAATCATTTATGAAGACAGATTCCTTTGTATTTGAGTGAGTCCAGGGACCCCTCTGCTGCCCAGAGGGGgtaaaaaacacccccaaaaccagccccaaaaaccCTCTCCAGCTCAGAAAGGGGATGTGAAGAACGAGAGAGGGCAAAGAACACAGTAAATCAAAAAGTGCTCCTAAGAAAAGCAGCAGGGTAAGATCATCCCCAGTCTGAGGGatctcagaggcagcagtggccccacactgagatgggattttcatattttcatCTGCAAACCCCCTCTTTGTTTGGGGGAGTtctctcctcctgcctctgctctgggcagtgtttccttcaggaggagctcccatCCCCTCATTCCTGCAGCATCCTGTATTTCCAGCAGCTCTCAGAAGTAATCATCCTTCttgccagcacctccctgccttccCACAGGCTCCTTCTGCTCTTGGACAAGCTCCAGGTCGTCGTTGTCATCCACCTCCCCTCCATGATcctcctgggggcacagggaacagccaggaagggaaaaagggaaaaaaaatcagcaaaaaggAAATCCTGGAGAAGGAGATCCTAAAGCACACCACGctgtccctgagcagagctgttccatcaaaccagcccagcttggaaaCCTGGGAGAACAGGGCAGAACCCACCTCTGGTGGCACCTTCAGAGGTGTTTTAGGCACATTTTAACATCCTGGCAGTGCAATGCAGCTTTGACATCTCTGCCTCTGCTGCATGAGGGGCAGATGGAAAGAGCAGGAGCTGATATTTTACATCCTCCACATTTCAAACTGTGTCACCCACCCCAGCCAGGCCATGCAGAGCCTCCAGGGAGGATTTTAGCTCCAACCATCCATTGGAGACACCTACAAGAGGCCTGGAATCACTCAGGGAGAGGAGACCTGACACCAACCCTGCTCTGCCCACCCTGTATTTCCCTTCATTCCCAAACCCTCAGCAATCCTGGGAAACTGCAGGAAAAATCCTCAGGAGCCACTCACAAAGGGCAGGGAGAGAATGAATGAGACTGGGAGAGGATTCATTTCTATGTCTGGAGGTACCAAGGTGACCCTGTCCAGCTCATGCTTGAAAAATATTGATCTGGCATTGctgcaccagcacagccttggTTCCTGCTGGGATCAATTCCTGTTGTGATTCCCCCTAAAATTCCTCCTCTAATTCCTCCTGTGATTCCCCCTGTGACTGATTCCTGCTGTGATTCCTTCTATAACTCCTCCTGTAATTCCTCCTGTAATTTCTCCTGTAATTCCTACTGTGATTAATTCCTGCTGTGATTCCTGTGGTGATTCCTTGTATAAATCTTCCTGTGATTCATCCTATATTTCCTCCTATAATTCTTCCTGTGATTCCTCCTATAATTCCTCCTGTGACTGATTCCTGCTGTGATTCCTCCTGTAATTTCCCTTATGATTCCTCCTGTGGTTAATTTCTCCTAAAATCCCTCCTATAATTCCTCCTGTGAGTCTCCCTAAAATTCCTCCTATAATTTCTCCTGTAATTCCTCCTGTGATTCCTGCTATAATTTCTCCTGTAATTTTTCCTATAATTCCTCCTGTGACTGATTCCTGCTGTGATTCCTCCTGTGATTCTCCCTATAATTCCTCCTATAATTCCTCCTGTGATTCCCCCTATAGTTCCTGCTATAATTCCTCCTGTAATTTCCCCTATGATTAATTCCTCCTGTGATTCCTCCTGTAACTCCTCCTGTGATTCTCCCTGTGATTCTTCCTGTAGTTTCTGCTATAATTCCTCCTGTGATTCCCCCTATAATTCCTCCTGTAATTCCTGCTATAATTCCCCCCAGTTGCTGTTTGGGAGCACCccacagctcagctgctgcaggtGGGTGCAGATAGAAAGGAGGAGGGCACAAAGAGCACAAAGGGTGCTCTGAACACCTGGAAAAGGCAGCAATGAGCTCCAGGTTTGTTCTGAacgcctggaaaaggcagcaatGGGCTCCAGGTTTGTTCTGAACacctggaaaaggcagcagtgGGCTCCAGGTTTGTTCTGGACACCTGGAAAAGGCAGCAATGGGCTCCAGCTTTGTTGTGGACacctcacagagcaggcagaGGCAGACCTGGAGTCCCTGCTCACCCCTGGCCCCCCAAAATCtgaatccccccaaattcctggCTGCCACCCCCACCCCAGGTGACCccacagcagagaggaaagagGAAGAACCTTGGTGTCGTACAATTTCTTGCTCCTGATCTTCTTGGTAATCCTCCAGTGGCTCTTCCCTGGGCTTGGCAGCTCTGCCAGCATCCTGAAAAACACAGGCAGGCAGGGTTGGGAGTGCCCAGATGTCGggattcaggacatccctctgtctgtctgtccctgccagggggctcagagaccctggcacagagcccaggactcTGTGACTTTGAttgtgacccatggaaaaaattaccaaccttacatGAAGATCTACAAGGCACAAaattttaagtagaatgatagtgaacttatcatggggtgaaaaatagatttttttttgggtttttagaatgggggttcggggggcaagatggaggaatctgggcatgtccagcctttctcctcctccttcttcttggcctccatcttctgggtgatgttggcacttttggattggtttagagtagaagctcactgtctgacacaggtgatgggtattgggaaggaattgtaaatattgtacacatagattttagtataaaaagataaaaccagtgtgcctctgtctgtcctgctgagagGACCTCAGCAGATCAGGAGAGAGAATTTTATAGAtgagaaacaaaaaacaaccttgagaatgagaactgaagagttctggctccttcttcaagtgccagTCTGGTAAAAGAGATTTTCTGACACATAAAAGAGATTTTCTGACAcattttggggtcactgtgagcagccaaagcctgctgccagccctgccaggacccagctCCTGCCCCACGCCCCAGGGCAGATCAGGGGGAGCAGAGGGACAATCAGGCAGCACAAACTCCATTTATTTTTTTGCCAcccagtctcttttcccagcagcTGGCAGTTCTCTCTCCTGCAGCAGGAGGGCCCCAGGGCTGttgcatctggaaaattttggggttttttagggtaGAGCTTTAGGGAGAACAGCACAGCCAGATCTGAGAGCCAGGTATTTACATCACTAATTCTTTCCACATTTTCACTAATCTCAAGGACGTGCCAGCACCTCTCTCTTATTTGATTTCGTTGgcctggatttctttttttttcctttcttaatcCCACCATTAATCAT
This genomic stretch from Melospiza melodia melodia isolate bMelMel2 chromosome 26, bMelMel2.pri, whole genome shotgun sequence harbors:
- the FNDC10 gene encoding fibronectin type III domain-containing protein 10 — translated: MPGPPSLLPPLLALLCLGLAEPNADPDEPWCPYKVGGDGAAAAAAGARLCFRPPARGFQCSARACRAHRSAGGALVANVLRNGSVLLQWGLRHWGPPARPAAALRGFALNCSWDGTYTRFPCDSVELGAACRDYLLAEAHGSVRYRLCLQPRFAPPRPAPPAQCVEFRVEPAAMRDIVVAMTAVGGSICVMLVFICLLVAYITENLMSPALARGGHGAAAARRA